In a genomic window of bacterium:
- a CDS encoding Na/Pi cotransporter family protein — MIRRILLPTILLVLAYGFWVSPDFKEIASGVAIFLFGMIAMEQGFQAFTGGALERVLQRTTNRLWKSLAFGTVTTTLMQSSSLVSVITISFLSAELLSLAAGIGIVFGANLGTTTGAWLVAGFGLKVKLSAYAMPILVFGVILIFQKSKSLHGFGYVLAGIGFLFLGIHHMKEGFEAFKQGIDLASYAVEGYLGVFLFVAIGIAATVVMQSSHATLVLIITALAANQVTYENALAVAIGSNVGTTITAILGSMSANVQGKRLAGAHLIFNLVTGLIAIAGITQLMVLVDWLSNLLGIAPTDYTLKLATFHSVFNSMGILIMVPFIGPLVPALERWMPTPTPVFERPKYLNEAAIGFPDAAIEAARKETVRLYDKALELIVHGVGLRRRDVLADEPLEGIEGAHFDERIQEQYEQSIKSIYASILEFISRAQVGAQPENAEDLLAIRVAGRGLVEAIKGVAHLQKNLKVEIVSENPDIRAAYEEIQRRIGYVVREIETIRRSGDDRLAILSLNDTKVANKQEDLRANETLGDLVGTDRISALAATSLIKDYRYAYRICKRLIELGQTLFAVHDGGLRDAQRSLVLDEDEIGAMADQGATR, encoded by the coding sequence ATGATACGTAGAATTCTACTACCGACGATCTTGCTGGTTCTGGCCTATGGCTTCTGGGTCAGCCCGGACTTCAAGGAGATTGCGTCGGGTGTGGCGATCTTCCTGTTCGGGATGATCGCCATGGAGCAGGGCTTCCAGGCCTTCACGGGCGGAGCCCTGGAGCGGGTGCTCCAGCGCACCACGAATCGTCTCTGGAAGAGCCTGGCGTTCGGAACGGTCACCACGACGCTCATGCAGTCGAGCTCGTTGGTGTCGGTGATCACCATCTCTTTCCTGAGTGCCGAGCTGCTCAGCCTCGCGGCGGGAATCGGGATCGTGTTCGGAGCCAATCTCGGGACGACCACGGGAGCCTGGCTCGTGGCGGGGTTTGGCCTCAAGGTGAAGCTCTCCGCCTACGCCATGCCGATCCTCGTCTTCGGCGTCATTCTGATCTTCCAGAAATCGAAATCGCTGCACGGGTTCGGCTACGTGCTCGCGGGAATCGGATTCCTCTTCCTTGGGATTCATCACATGAAGGAGGGCTTCGAGGCGTTCAAGCAAGGCATCGACCTGGCCAGCTATGCCGTGGAGGGGTACCTCGGTGTCTTCCTGTTCGTGGCGATCGGAATCGCGGCGACGGTGGTGATGCAATCGAGTCATGCGACGCTCGTGTTGATCATCACGGCGTTGGCCGCGAATCAGGTGACGTATGAGAACGCCCTGGCGGTTGCGATCGGTTCCAACGTGGGTACGACGATCACGGCCATCCTGGGATCCATGAGCGCGAACGTCCAGGGAAAGCGGCTTGCCGGTGCTCATCTGATCTTCAATCTGGTGACCGGGCTCATTGCCATTGCAGGGATCACCCAGCTCATGGTGCTGGTCGATTGGTTGAGCAACCTGCTGGGGATTGCGCCAACGGACTACACCCTGAAGCTGGCGACGTTCCACAGTGTCTTCAATTCGATGGGCATCCTGATCATGGTGCCGTTCATCGGACCTCTGGTGCCAGCGCTCGAGCGTTGGATGCCGACTCCGACTCCGGTGTTCGAGCGGCCGAAGTACCTGAATGAAGCGGCCATCGGTTTCCCTGATGCTGCGATCGAAGCCGCACGCAAGGAGACTGTCCGGCTCTACGACAAGGCGCTGGAACTGATCGTTCATGGTGTGGGATTGCGGCGGCGGGACGTCTTGGCCGATGAACCGCTCGAGGGTATTGAAGGGGCTCATTTCGATGAGCGGATCCAGGAACAATACGAGCAGAGCATCAAATCCATCTACGCTTCGATCCTGGAGTTCATCAGCCGGGCCCAGGTGGGCGCCCAGCCGGAAAATGCCGAGGATCTGCTCGCGATTCGAGTGGCAGGGCGCGGACTCGTCGAAGCCATCAAGGGCGTTGCGCATCTCCAGAAGAACCTGAAGGTCGAGATCGTCTCGGAGAATCCCGACATTCGCGCTGCCTATGAGGAGATTCAGCGAAGAATCGGCTACGTCGTGCGGGAGATCGAAACCATTCGCCGGTCTGGTGATGACCGACTGGCTATTCTCTCCCTGAACGATACGAAGGTGGCCAACAAGCAGGAAGACCTCCGGGCCAACGAAACGTTGGGCGACCTGGTGGGCACGGATCGGATTTCAGCCCTGGCCGCGACTTCCCTCATCAAGGACTACCGGTATGCCTACCGGATCTGCAAGCGGTTGATCGAGCTCGGGCAGACCCTGTTCGCCGTGCACGACGGCGGATTGCGAGACGCCCAGCGAAGCCTCGTTCTCGACGAGGATGAGATTGGCGCCATGGCCGATCAGGGAGCGACCCGATGA